A stretch of DNA from Yoonia sp. G8-12:
CGCTGGTTTGGACCGAAGAAGAACTGGTGTCCGAGCGTGTCGAGAACGTAAAGTCAGGATGGTTTGGATCGGTGGAGCGCCAGATTTTTGCGCTTGATCCTTTTAAAGGTGGCGGGGCCGATCTTGGTGCCACCCGCATGGAACGGTCTTTGATTATGCCGCAGCGCCCCTATCAGGCGTTGGCCGAGCGCAAGCCTGCGGGATTTCGCGATGTGCGCAAGTTTGTTGTGAGCGAGACAGGGCGCGTTTTGAGTTACAGGTAAGGCGGGTCAAGACCCACCTTACGTTACGGACCGTGGCGTATCGCCTATAGCGGTTTTGGATATGGATGTGTTCGGAGCCTCAGGCGGGAGTTTTCCGGGCAAGATGATGAGGGAAACATGAGTCAATCAAGCGATCAGATGGAATTGCGCGAAGAGGATATTCGCAAGCACTATGTTCCAGCCGCAGAGATGCTGATGCATCTTGATCATGCCCCCCGTTTGGCCAAGGCGCGGCTGTCGCTAGAGGCGCCCGAGAAGTCGCCTGATGTGGCCGCGACCCGCAGGCGTTTCCGGTCAACCACGCCGGGGCTTTTGTCGCGCACGACGGCCCCTTCGGGGGTGTCCGTCTGCTGGACCGGATTGCCGAAACAGATGATGATGATCCGCTGACCTCGCCCGCGCAGGCGGCGGTGGCCCACGCCTTGCGCCGTGCGCTTTCGATAGCCTTGACAGTGGCGGAGACGTTCTCTGACCATACCGCACTGACAGAACTGAAGCGCCTCAATCTTGAGGGGCGTTTGCCGCAAGATCGTTCGGTTGAGTTTACCGAGTATCTGGCGGCTGAATCGCTGATTGCGCTTTATACATTTGCAAATGCCACGTCGTTTCTTTTGGCTACCCAAGCGGGTGAGCAGAGTGTTGACGTGGGCGCTGTGGAGGAGGTTTTGACCGACAATGCGCCACTGGCTTTGCATGGTGCGATTTGGGAGTTGGATCAAAAGCTGGGCCAGTTCGCCAAGGATGAGGCGACGCTAATAGCCACAATGCTCGCTTATGCAGAGCAGTTGATGGAGAAGACCGCCATGCGCGCCTCGACCGCTGGGCGGTTGGCGTCGTTCAATGCGGCCTCTTGGCGTGTTGAGGCGGATGATTTCGTGGTGCAGGGCTTTACCCCTGCGCGCAAGGCCAAGGGGTCTACCCTGACCATGACCTTCAAGAAACCGAATGAGGTCGTGGGCAACCACATCGCCAAATATCAGGCGATGAAACTGTCCAAGATGCTGATGGCCTATGATTTTGATCGCAAGCTGAACCCATTTGCCGAACTGGGCGGGTTTATCTTTACATTTATGGGGGACGGTAAGCCCGGCACCGGGAAAACCACGCTGATACAGATGATGGCGGGGCTGATGCATGAGTATTGCCAGAACGCGGGTTATCCGTTTCGCTATCAGAACCTGAGTACAGATAATATCGACAGCTATCAGGGCAAATCGGGCCAGAACGCCAAGGCGTTCATTAACAACGTGCTTGATCCCGGTGTGATCGGCTTTGGCACCATTGATGATATCGACCAGCTGGCGGGCAAACGCGGCGATCGCCAATCCTCGGCGGGGCAGTTGGAGATCACCGCGGTGTTGATGGAAAGCTTTGCCGGGGCCAATACCGTCGTGCGGGGGAATTGTACGTTCGGAATGTTCTCAAATTATCCTGAGAACGTGGACGATGCGCTGCGCCAGCGTGCTGGTGCCCGGTTTCTGGTCGATGGCCCGCAAACGCGTGAGGATTACATTGATATTCTCTATCTGCTAATGGGCAAGAACCATGATATTCCCGTCGGGGCGCATGAGGTGTTCAGCGCGCAAGAGATCAAAAAGGCCGTTGCCGCTAGTTTTGAAAGCCATGCGCGCCCGCACGAAGAGGGCCTGCAACGGGTGTTTGAGCAGGTGCATGCGCAGGTTGGTGATCTGGATACAATTGCCAAACTGGGCACCTATTTGAAGGGCATTCAAGAGGCGGACGACCGTTTTACGGGTCGCGCGATCAAGAACATTACCGATGCGGTGAAGGTCCGCGCGATGGACTTTGAATTGCCCGACGCATGGATGGAAGAGCCCGATCTGTTCCTGTTCAAGGATTACGAGACCAAGAAGGGGATGATTTCCGAATTGCGCCAGCCGATCACGGTGGAAATGGTGATTCAAGAGATCAACCGCTACGCTGACAGTGAATTCCGCTATGCCGATAAGTCTGACGAAGTGGCGATTGATGCGATGGTGCGTGATTTCGGCCGTCAGGAGATTGCCAAGAAGCGTTATCTGGACGGGAAGGGGTAGGTCGACGATGGGCGCATTCGTCTCGGAAGGGTTGATTGTACCTGCGGCGATCTTGGCGGTGTTTGCGTATGGCGTGCCGCAAGTGCTCGGCCGCTGGTTGCCGGAGGGCGTCACGCTGTTGATGGTGAATGCCTTGCTTTCGACGGTAGTGCTTTTCGCATTGTCAGCGGGATTCTTTGCGCTGCTCTATTTCTGGCAGGGGGTGCCCGTCGATCAACTCTCTGATGCAGGGCTGGCTGCGGGTGTCGGTTTCTTTGGCCGATTGGGTCTGATGGCGGCGATTATCTGGGCGCCAATCATGATCTTGTCGGTCGCCGGATTGCCACGCAAATGGGTCAAGGAGACATGGTAGAATGGACCGGTTGATCGAAAAAGGGCTGATGTTTGGCAACCTGATACGCGTCGATTCTCCGGTTTTGGTTGATCGCTATAACCGTGCGCTTAATCATCTTTGCGGCAGGAAAACGGAACAAAAAGTGTTCCATATTGATATTTCAGGGTATTCGCCCGAGATTGGTGATGAGTTTGGCGATGACCTTTATCTTAACCACAAGGGCGTCAACCGACAGTTCATCCTGCTCACCACCGAGCAGGCGACAGCGCCGCTCTTGAATGCCAAGTTTTCCACTTCACGCGGCATCCTGCGGCAATTCATTGATGAGAACCGCGCCGAGCTATTTGCGCTGACCGCCCGCGATGCGGTGGCGGGAGAATTGGTGAATTCGGTCTATCTGGCGGACTCGCCTGCCAAGCTTTTCGATATCCGCAAGATCACGATTGAGGCCGATACCACCAGTGGCACGGTCGCGGCGGCGGCGAAACTGGGCGAGATGATTGACCGGTTCAAGACAGCACCAGATGGCTGGTACGATGACGTGCTGATCGCCGATATGATCGGCATGGCGAAGAAAACCGGCGACGTGGTGCGCAACCCCGTGTCGCTGCGCCAGATGTCATTCGCGCAAGAGAATTTCTGGACAGCACATTTTGGCGGCATCTATATTTTTCGCGGCGTGGATCACCCTGCCGCGATTGTGGCGGGAGCCAAGGAAGATGTCGGCGATCTGCCGATCCCTTTCACTTTCGATTTTCAGGACCGTTCGGCAATTGCCAAGTTCCTGACGCTGAATGATTTGGTCGAACCGATCATCAAGGCGCGCGGTATAGATGCCGCCGCGATCCTGCATCAGAAGATGGATTTCATCGTGGCATCTGTTGCTGCGGATATGAAAGCAGACCTCACGGGGGCCACCCGCCAAGACATGCGCCGTCTGGGGCGGCAGTATGCGGATCAATTACCGCAGGAATGGCAGGGGCTTGCAGCCCTTTTGCGCTGGGCCGAAGAGGACGGGCCGTGGCCGACGATAACGTCGGAGCATCCTGCCTATTTCTATACGCTGCGTGCCAAGGCGTTCCCTGACGCGGAGCTTGTAAACAGGCTATTGGCCGAGTTGACACCGCTTGATATCCGTCAACTTTTCATTTGCCATAAAGAGGCGTTCTACGCCGCCTACGCCCAGTGGCCGGATGCAAAGCGGGCTTATGTCGTTGATTTTCTAGACCGCGAATACCAAGTCGATAAGGCAGGGACGCGTCATGCGCTATTCGGGCATGAGGCCTCAATGACAGAGTTGCCACGGGTCGCGCAGCCTGATTTGATCACGCGGGTGGGTCCGTGGGGCGCAATTTCGCGGGAGAGACGTTAATGGGATTTATCAAACTGATTGTCTTTGGCTTCATCGGGCTGACCGTGATTTATTTCTCGGTCTCGATCTATTCCCGTTCGGTCCGCAAAGAGCGGCTTGAGGATGAATTCGATGAAGAGAACCCTGATGGTGGTGCCGCCGGTGCGCGTGATGCCTTTGTCATGGAGGGGCTCAAGGCCTATGATGCGTCAATCCGGCCCAAGCTGATCGGGCTGGTCTATGTGGTTCCAACGATCGCCATTGGGGCGATTGTTTACATGATAAATGCCAACTGAAGGACGTGTTATGCGTAAGATAAAGATTACTATCCGGGTCATCGTCTTTTTGTTGATCGGTAGTGTGCTGCATTACACCCTGCCGCAGCACGATGTCGTACGCGTCGTGAATACGTATCAGGAACGGCAGGATCTGAACGACTGGACTCGTATCTTCTGGGCAAGCCCCGACGACCAGTCTGCGACACTGGTCAATCGCGATGTGCAGTTCATCCAGACGGTCAAGAGGCGGACGATGCTGCTGGGCTTCGTTCAACGCGACGCGACCGAGGTGATGGTCTATCGCAATGAAGACACGGGTTGGGGCTGGCCGTTCTATTTCAAGTTCGACACAGCTAACTTGCAAACCGAAGCAGACGATCTTGTCTCGACTGCGCAAGAGCCACAGTGGGCCGTCATGACCCACTATGGCTGGCGCAATGAGTATTTCTCGGCATTCCCGAATGCCGTTGCGATCCGTCCCATCGACAACCCGAACGTGACTATTATCCCGTGGTTCAATATCTTCTTCTTTATCGCACTGATTGCCGCGATCCTGTTCATACGCGCCATGTGGATGCAGTTCCGCGAACGCTCGGTTGATCCGCTGCTGGATGCAGCGGAACACCAGTATGACGAGATGCAGGCCGAGGTGTCAGAGCGAAAGGGCAAGATCAGCCGTTGGCTTGGCACATGGCGCACCAAGGACAAGCGCTAGAGCTTCTTATTCGCCGTAAGGGATCCAGATGTTTTTGACCTCTGTGCTGGCGGCAAGGTAATCGGCAGTTGATGGCGTCGTGGCCTGGCCGTTGTTCACCCACGTGCGTTTGAGGTTGCCCGCGCTGGCTTTCTCGATCTCGGCACTCAGGTCACTGCTGGAAAACGACCAGACCGCATCAATATCGAGATGCTTTGCCAGCGTCGGGGCAAGCTCTGCATGACTTCCTGTGACGATGTTCACAACACCGGCAGGTACATCAGAGGTTTCAAGCACCTGATAGAAATCGGTCGCAGCCAGCGGGAAAGGCTCGCTCGCGACCAAAATCACCCGGTTGCCCATCGCAATGGCGGGCGCCATAGCGTTGACCAGACCGCCGAGCGGTGCCGCATCATCACAGAGGATGCCGATGTTCCCGACCGGTTCTTTCATCGCCAAGGCGACGCCCCGGATGGGCACGCCATGTACTTGGCCATCGTATTTGTCGGCCCAAGCGGCATAGGTAAAGAGTGTACGGATCGCAGTTTCGACCTCATCCGCGCCATTGCGCCCTCCGGTCATCTGGTTGATGCGCGTGGCAAATTCATCCATCCGGGCAGAAAGGTTTTCAGCAATGTAGTAAAGAATTTGCGCGCGCAGATGGCCCGTAGTTTTGGACCAGCCCTTCGCGGCATTGCAGGCCTCAACCGCATTGCGGATATCTTTGCGGTTCGCGATAGATGCGTGGCCCAGCAGTTTGCCACGCGGGCTGTATACGGGTTCAGAATAGCCGCCATCGGGCCGGGCCTGCTTGCCACCGATATAGAGCTTCGCCGTGCGATCCAACGGGTCGGCCGGGTGGCCGTCCTCAGTTGTGAAGGCGTCAATTTTCTTGAGCGGTTTGGCCGTACCTTTGGGTTTGGTATAGCCTGCGAGCCCTTCCCAGCCGCCTTCGCGCCCGAATCCGCTTTCGCGTACACCGCCGAAACCGGCGGCTGCATCCATCATATTGGTACCATTGACCCAAACGATGCCAGCGGCCAGCTTTGGTGCGATATCAAGAGCAAGATTGATGTTTTCGGACCAGACCGAGGCCGCGAGGCCGTAGCGCGTGTTATTGGCAATCTCGACCGCCTCGGCAGGGGTGCGGAAGGTTGTGGCGGCCAGTACGGGGCCGAAGATTTCTTCCTGCATCAGCGTTGATGCGGGGGACAGGCCAGTGATCAGCGTGGGCGGATAGAAGCAGCCCTCTGGTGCGGTCGTCTGGTAAGTTTCGCCTTCTGTATTGGCACTGACCATCTTGGTGATCTGGTCCAGTTGGATGGGGTCCACGATGGCACCGATGTCGATGCATTTGTCCAGCGGATCGCCGATGCGCAGCCCGTCCATACGGGATTTCAGTTTAGTATAGAACCGTTCTGCTACGCCTTCCTGCACCAACAGGCGCGAGCCTGCGCAGCAAACCTGCCCCTGATTGAACCAGATCGCATCGACAAGGCCCTCGACGGCGCTGTCCATGTCCGCATCGTCGAACACGATGTAGGGCGATTTGCCGCCCAGTTCGAGGGACAGCGCCTTGCCTGATCCGGCCGTCGCTTCGCGGATCTTGCGGCCCACTTCGGTGGAGCCTGTGAAGGCGATCTTGTCGACCTCCGCGTCAACCAAAGCGGCCCCTGTTTCGCCGTCGCCCGTGACGATGTTGACGACGCCGGGCGGCACGCCCGCTTCGGTGCAAATCTCGGCAAAGATCATCGCGGAAAGCGATGTGTACTCCGCCGGTTTCAGCACGACCGTGTTGCCCATCGCCAGTGCCGGCGCGATTTTCCAGGCCAGCATCAGCAGTGGGAAGTTCCAGGGGATGATTTGACCGCAAACGCCCGAGGCCTCGCGATCTGGCAGTTCGGATTTCATCAGTTGGGCAAAGCCTGCGTGGTGATAGAAATGCCGGATCGCCAGCGGCACATCAATATCGCGGCTTTCGCGGATCGGTTTGCCGTTGTCGAGTGTCTCCATGACCGCCAGCAGACGCGCATGTTTCTGCATCAGGCGCGCAATGGCATAGAGCACGCGGGCGCGTTTGTGGCCGGACTTGGCCCATGCGGGCTGCGCCTTGCGGGCGGCGGCGACGGCGGTTGCGATCTCTTCGGCGGTCCCTTTGGTGATGCCGGCCAGCTTTTCCCCGGTCGCGGGGTTGCTAGATGGGAAGTCATCCCGCATCGGACCCCATTTGCCGTTGATATAGTGACCTGCAATGCCGCCACGGTCGGCCAGCCATTTGAGCGCTTCGGCGCTGCTTTCGGGGGCCGGGCCGTAATCCATTGTGTCGAAGATTTCCTTGATGGTCATGGCTTATCCAATCGCGTGCCGCCACTGGGCCGAATAAGCCCCGGTGACGTGATGTTCGAGTTGCCGTTCGATGTCGCCCAGCAGAGATGAGGCGCCAAAGCGGAAAAGGTCAGGTTGCAGCCAGCGGTCGCCCAATTCGTCTTTGATCATGCTCAGATAGACCAGCGCGTCTTTGGCTTTGCTGATACCGCCTGCGGGTTTGTAGCCAACTTTGATGCCGGTGCGGTCTTGATAATCGCGGATCGCGCGGATCATCGTCAGGGTGACGGGCAGAGTTGCGTTGATGGGTTCTTTGCCGGTCGATGTCTTGATGAAGTCCGCCCCGGCCATCATGCAAACCAGCGATGCGCGGGCAACATTGCGCAGCGTGCCGAGTTCGCCAGTCGCGAGGATCGCTTTGATATGGGCATCACCGCAAGCGGCGCGCATTTCTTTCATCTCGTCATAAAGTGCCTGCCAATTACCGGTCAGCACATGGCGGCGGCTGATGACGATGTCGATCTCTTGCGCACCCGCCGCAACGCTCTCGCCGATTTCGGCGATGCGCAGGTGGAATGGGGAGAGGCCTGCCGGAAAACCGGTGGATACAGCAGCCACTGGAATACTCGTGCCTTGCAGCGCGTCCACAGCAGTCGCCACCATATCGTGGTACACGCAAACGGCACCGGTGGTCAGACCTTCCATTCCGAGGGCTTCCAGGATCGGTTGGGCGACGGGCTGGCGCGCCTTGGCGCAAAGGCGCCGCACGCGGCCTTCGCTATCATCACCGGAGAGTGTGGTCAGGTCCATCAGGCTGATCGCCTTGCAGAGCCACGCGGCCTGATAATCTTTCTTGACACTGCGCCGCCCCGGCAGGGTTTGCGCCCGCCGTTCGATGGCCGATGTATTCGCCTGTACCGCCATGACCCAATCAAGATCAAGCGGCATACCATCGTTGCGTGGTTCATGGATTTGCGGCAACTGTGAGGTTGTCAGCGTTGGCGATTGGGTTGTCTGCAAGGTGGCCTCCTGCGGTGCCTAATGAAGGTGGCACTTTGCCATCGTCTTGGCAAGTTTTGACCGCTTGGTCAAATCTAATGTCATCTGCCGTCGCGTCGCAGCCTCTTAGGTTGGTTGAACCACCTGTTTTTGGTACTTTTGGCGGTACTGCAAAGGCGTCAGCCCGTGGGCTTTTCGAAACAGTTTGTGGAAATGGGACATGTTAGGAATTCCGCAGTCAATGGCGATTTCGCTGATCGCTTCATTGTCCGTCGTCAGTGCGCGCGCGGCATGTTCCATGCGGATGTGATTGACGTAGTCAGAGGGCGTTTGCCCGAGATATTTCCGCATCATCCGGCTGACGTGCGGGTGTGCCTTGCCCGCAATGGCGACTAATCCGGTGGATCCGTCACGAAATACCTCGGGCGTTTTCGCCGCTGTGCAAGCCGTGGCGAGCCAGTGGGGGATATTGCCGGCAAAGGCGTTTGCCGTCAGATCGGCGCATAGCGGAAGTAGGAAGGCCTCGGCAGAGAGCGTGTCACACGGGCTGTTTTCCAACTGCACCGCGGCATGGTTCAAAGTGGCGAGTTGGCGTATGTCGCGATGTGTCTGAATGGGGCCATTTGGGGCCCAAAACAGGTGTCCGTCGACGCGGGGATGCCGCGCTACCAGCGCATTGATCGTCTCGGGGTGAATGCACAGCGTCACAACAAGTGCATGTTCGCCGCGCCCTTGCAGGGCATGGAGCTGCCCTGGTTGCAGAAAAACAATGTCACCTTCGCCGAGCGTATCGGTGCCGCCCGGAAGGTGGTGGCGCACCTTGCCGTTCTGAACCCAGAACAGCTCGTAAAAGTCGTGATCATGAAGGGTTCTGGGGCGCGACGGCGCCAGCGTTGCCCGCGTCAGCCGGATCTGGGTGCCATCGGCAAGGATGTCTGTATGAAGAAGTGTCTGGACCATATGATCAAAATAGCACACGCATTGCTGCGGCGCAGCATCAATTTCTTCATTCATCCATGCACTGAATCATTGAGGAATTCTCTGGAGTTCGCATATCGGCTAATACCGACCCTCATTGATGGCCACGAATGCCCACGCGAATCGCGCGTGATTGGCGTGACAAACCACCGGCTGCAGGCTATGGCGTGGCGAACCAAACCAAATGAGGTGCCCCCATGAGTTTTGACCGCACAATCAAGATCGCTCCCTCCATCCTCTCGGCTGATTTCGCCAACTTCGGTGTTGAGTGTGAGGTGATTGAGGCGCAGGGCGCAGATTGGGTGCATGTGGATGTGATGGACGGCCATTTCGTGCCGAACATTACCTTTGGTCCGGCCACCTGTGCCGCTATCCGCCCGCACATAAAAGGTGTCATGGACGTGCATCTGATGATCGCGCCCGTTGATCCCTATATCGAAGGATTCGCCAACGCGGGTGCGGACGTGATTACCGCTCATGTAGAGGCCGGCCCGCATATCCACCGTACTTTGCAAGCTATCCGTGGCGCAGGGGCGAAGGCGGGTGTTGCGCTGAACCCCGGCACGCCAGCGTCATCGGTCGAGATGCTTTTGGATATGGTCGATCTGGTGTGTGTAATGACAGTGAACCCCGGTTTTGGCGGGCAGAAATTCATTCACAGCCAAATTGAAAAAGTGCGTGAATTACGGGCCATGATCGGTGATCGCCCGATTCACATCGAAATTGACGGCGGTGTTGATCCTACGACGGCACCTTTGGTGGCTGCTGCGGGTGCTGATGTTTTGGTTGCGGGTTCTGCAGTGTTCCGTGGCGGTTCCATCACCAACCCGGCACCTTACGGCGAAAACATCCGCGCCATTCGCGCGGCGGCCGTCGTCTAGGGGCCTCTGCGCAAAACCTGCACAATTACGCAGCCTGCTTTGCACGGCGCACCCATAGGCCTTTTCTGACAAGAGCAGGAAGGAAATAATATGGTTGTGCGCGGAGTACCGTTTCGGATTGCGAAAGATGCGTGGTGGTTGGATGATGAAGATCCGCCACGCGGGGCCCGGGCAGGACAGATATTTATTCCGGCTCTGCTCTTGGCGGATGTCCTGATATGGGGTCTACGGCCGGGAATTGGCGTCGCTCTATTGATGCTGCTGCTGGCTAGTGCGATTGCATTAACCGTGGCGCGCAGGCTCACGTGGCGCCGTGCGCTGAGGGCTTTTGCAGTCCTGATCGTTGCGGTTGCCCCTTTGGTGGAGGTTGTCCAGTTCGGGACAGTCACGGTTGCCTTGCTGGGTCTGAGTACCTTCGCAGTAATGGTCGTCGCGGAAGACTTGCACAGCGCGGCGCTTTGGCGTGCCGTCGCACGTCTGCCCGGTTACGGGGCGGTTCAGACGATCCGAGACGCATTTGCCATGCGCGTACCTGTCCCATCAAAAGGCGGCCTGCGCGGTGCGCTTTTTGATTGGGCCTTGCCCGTCGCTGTCGGGGTTGTGTTTCTTTTTTTGTTTATTGCCGCGAACCCGTTATTGGACAAATGGCTGTCGGCCTTTGCAACTATTGATCTTGGTTTCTTACCCCAATTCGAGCGGGTTGTTTTCTGGATGTTGATCGCTGTCTGGGTCTGGCCCCTGCTACGGCTGACCCTCATGATGCCCCGCCTGACCTGCGTTAACCCAACCCCTGCGCGCGCCCTGCGGTCGGAGTTTCTGACTGAACGATCCGTCAGTCGCGCTTTGGTTCTTTTCAACGTGATCTTTCTGATCCAGACGATTCTGGATATCGGTTATCTCTGGGGCGGTGTCGCCCTGCCAGAAGGCATGACCTATGCCGCATACGCTCATCGTGGGGCCTATCCATTGATGGTGACGGCTTTGCTGGCGGGCATCTTCGCGTTGCTGGCACAGCCCTATTTGGGCGGTGGGGCAACGGTACGGCGCTTGCTGTATCTTTGGATCGCACAAAACGTGGTGCTCGTTGTGTCCTCAATCCTGCGCCTCGAACTCTATGTCGATGTCTATGGGCTTACGCGATTGCGTTTCGCTGCCTTCATCTGGATGGTCGTTGTCGCGCTTGGGCTGGTGTTGATCATCATGCAAACAGTCGGGCGGCGGCCGGTCGGCTGGTTTTTGCAGAGGGCTTTTGGACTGGGTTTCTTGGCGATTTATCTGTGCAATCTGGTCAATATTGACGGCTTGATTGCGCGCCATAACCTCTCTGATAACCACGCATCTGACTATTATCTTTGTGGATTAAGCGAAGGTGCGGTCCCGGCAATTCTCAAACATGATCTGGAAACGGGAACCCAACTTTGCCCTCGCTATCGCCCGTATCTGTCGCAGCGCAATGATTGGCGCGAATGGGGCTACCGCAACGCCCGCCTGCACCGTAGTTTGACGAGTATGGAGATTGAGCAATGATCTTGGTTGCTGACGATGATGCGCAAATTCGCGACGTGCTGCGGATTGGGTTGACCCAGGCAGGCTTTGGCGTGGCCGAGGCAAAGGACGGGCGCGTCGCATTGGAGAAAGCCGAGACCCTGCGCCCTGATCTGATCATCCTTGATATCGGGATGCCTGAAATGGACGGTTTGCAGGTGTGCCGCACATTGCGCAAAACATCGCAGGTCCCGATCCTGTTTCTGACCGCCCATGCGGATGAGATCGACCGCGTGGTCGGGTTGGAACTGGGGGCCGATGATTATGTCGCGAAGCCTTTTTCGCCCCGCGAATTGGTGGCGCGGGTGCGTGCGATCCTGAAACGCAGTCAAGGCGACGTTGTTGAACAGACCGTCCTGCGGCGGGGTATCCTGAGCGTCGATCCGGCGCGACATCTTTGCCACGTGAATGATGCAACCGTGACCTTGACCGCCCGTGAGATGGATTTGCTCGAGCGTCTCATTGCCCGCCCGGATCATGTGATGTCGCGCCCGCAACTGGTGGACGCGATTTACGGCACGAACGTCAATGTCAGCGACCGCACGATGGATAGCCACTTACGCAATCTGCGCAGCAAACTGGGTGATGCTGGCTGTACCGACGCCATTGAAACAGTGCATGGCGTGGGCATCAGGATGGGTGCATGCCGCAGCGCGTGATCCGCAAATGGCGGCCTCCTCTCGCTTTGGTGCTGGGCGGGACACTGGCGGCGGTTTTCTTTATGCCACTGATCGGGATCGGCTATTTTCGCGTTGCAGGCGGCGTTTTGAGGTGGGCTGAAACCTCATGGATGATCGGGGTGATGGCGTTTGTCGCGACGCTGATCCTTGGTGCGCTGCTGTGGCGATTGGTCTTACGACCGGTGCGGGCGCTTACGGCATATGCGCGCAATGAGGGCGCAACCGATGCGCCGACGCATTTCGGTACACCAGAGTTTTCGCAACTGGGGGAGGCCGTGCTTGAAATGACCTCTGCCCTGCGCGGGCGCGAGGCTATCTTGCGCAGCTATGCCGAACATGTAACCCACGAATTCAAGTCGCCGCTGACAGTTATTGCAGGCGCTGCCGAGCTGTTGGAAGACCCCGATTTGAGCGCGCAAGACCGCGCGCTACTGCTGCGCGGGATCCGCGATAACACCGCACGGATGGAAGCGCTGCTTGATGGGCAACGCGCGTTGGCGCGTGCGCGCGACGTGATCGCACCGGGGGAATGCCGCCTTGTTGATGTATTGAAAGACATCGCGCAGGTGGTCGTTGTGACTGACGGGCTGGTGCCGTTGCCACGCGATGTGATGGATGTGGTTGCGACCCATTTGATTGGAAACGCCTTGTCCAGTGGGGCTACGACCATCAGTTTTGATCATCAAGGCGCGCATGTGCTGGTGCAGGATGATGGCGCGGGAATCAGCGGAGGCAACCGCGACCGCATTTTTGATCCCTTCTTTACCACACGGCGCGACGCAGGCGGGACCGGTATGGGGCTGCCGATTGTGCGCCGTATGTTGGAGGCGCAAGGCGCCAGCATCCGGCTGCTTGATGCGCCGGGTGCGGTGTTTCAGATCAGCTTTGATCAGTAGTAAAGGGCCAAGTGCCCTTAGAAATCGACGATTGTTGCGATACCTTTTTCAACCGCCAAATCAACGATTGAGGATGCAACGGCCAAATCCTGCAAGCCCACGCCGGTGCCATCGAAAAGCGTGATTTCATCCGCGCTTGTGCGGCCCGGGTGGGTGCCGTTGATGACGGCGCCAAGCTCGTGCACATCGCTTTGTTCGATCAGACCGATCGCAACGGCATGTTGCGCCTCACCGATACTGATGGATTGCGCGACCTCGTCGGTAAAGACGGTAGCACGGGCAAGCAGGCTGGCTTCGACCTCTTGCTTGCCTTTGGTATCGGTACCCATGCAGGCGATATGCGTGCCGAGGGAAATGTGATCGGCCATGATCGTGGGCGCAAACGTCGAGGTGATCGAGATCACAACATCGGCTTCGGCCAGACCCTCGAGCGGGACCGCCTCAAACGGCACACCTGCTTCGTTGGCGACCTTTTCGATATTGGGCAGCATCTCGGGGTGGTAGTTCCACCCGATGACCTTCTCGAAA
This window harbors:
- a CDS encoding response regulator transcription factor, whose protein sequence is MILVADDDAQIRDVLRIGLTQAGFGVAEAKDGRVALEKAETLRPDLIILDIGMPEMDGLQVCRTLRKTSQVPILFLTAHADEIDRVVGLELGADDYVAKPFSPRELVARVRAILKRSQGDVVEQTVLRRGILSVDPARHLCHVNDATVTLTAREMDLLERLIARPDHVMSRPQLVDAIYGTNVNVSDRTMDSHLRNLRSKLGDAGCTDAIETVHGVGIRMGACRSA
- a CDS encoding DUF4173 domain-containing protein, whose protein sequence is MVVRGVPFRIAKDAWWLDDEDPPRGARAGQIFIPALLLADVLIWGLRPGIGVALLMLLLASAIALTVARRLTWRRALRAFAVLIVAVAPLVEVVQFGTVTVALLGLSTFAVMVVAEDLHSAALWRAVARLPGYGAVQTIRDAFAMRVPVPSKGGLRGALFDWALPVAVGVVFLFLFIAANPLLDKWLSAFATIDLGFLPQFERVVFWMLIAVWVWPLLRLTLMMPRLTCVNPTPARALRSEFLTERSVSRALVLFNVIFLIQTILDIGYLWGGVALPEGMTYAAYAHRGAYPLMVTALLAGIFALLAQPYLGGGATVRRLLYLWIAQNVVLVVSSILRLELYVDVYGLTRLRFAAFIWMVVVALGLVLIIMQTVGRRPVGWFLQRAFGLGFLAIYLCNLVNIDGLIARHNLSDNHASDYYLCGLSEGAVPAILKHDLETGTQLCPRYRPYLSQRNDWREWGYRNARLHRSLTSMEIEQ
- a CDS encoding ATP-binding protein, which encodes MPQRVIRKWRPPLALVLGGTLAAVFFMPLIGIGYFRVAGGVLRWAETSWMIGVMAFVATLILGALLWRLVLRPVRALTAYARNEGATDAPTHFGTPEFSQLGEAVLEMTSALRGREAILRSYAEHVTHEFKSPLTVIAGAAELLEDPDLSAQDRALLLRGIRDNTARMEALLDGQRALARARDVIAPGECRLVDVLKDIAQVVVVTDGLVPLPRDVMDVVATHLIGNALSSGATTISFDHQGAHVLVQDDGAGISGGNRDRIFDPFFTTRRDAGGTGMGLPIVRRMLEAQGASIRLLDAPGAVFQISFDQ
- the bhcD gene encoding iminosuccinate reductase BhcD, which gives rise to MIIVPEKEIAGLLTRADAFDAVEKVFASMSKGSAYNFPVIREAIGYEDALYGFKGGFDKAGMALGLKAGGYWPNNLEKHGHINHQSTVFLFDPDTGMVKAMVGGNLLTALRTAAASSVSIKHLARKDAKVMGMVGAGHQATFQLRAALEQRDFEKVIGWNYHPEMLPNIEKVANEAGVPFEAVPLEGLAEADVVISITSTFAPTIMADHISLGTHIACMGTDTKGKQEVEASLLARATVFTDEVAQSISIGEAQHAVAIGLIEQSDVHELGAVINGTHPGRTSADEITLFDGTGVGLQDLAVASSIVDLAVEKGIATIVDF
- the rpe gene encoding ribulose-phosphate 3-epimerase: MSFDRTIKIAPSILSADFANFGVECEVIEAQGADWVHVDVMDGHFVPNITFGPATCAAIRPHIKGVMDVHLMIAPVDPYIEGFANAGADVITAHVEAGPHIHRTLQAIRGAGAKAGVALNPGTPASSVEMLLDMVDLVCVMTVNPGFGGQKFIHSQIEKVRELRAMIGDRPIHIEIDGGVDPTTAPLVAAAGADVLVAGSAVFRGGSITNPAPYGENIRAIRAAAVV